The Pseudomonas azadiae genome contains a region encoding:
- the trhO gene encoding oxygen-dependent tRNA uridine(34) hydroxylase TrhO has translation MTQPIVVAALYKFVTLEDYVALREPLLQAMVDNGIKGTLLIAEEGINGTVSGSREGIDGLMAWLKKDPRMVDIDHKESYCDDQPFYRTKVKLKKEIVTLGVEGVDPSKKVGTYVEPKDWNALISDPEVLLIDTRNDYEVSIGTFEGAIDPKTTSFREFPDYIKANFDPARHKKVAMFCTGGIRCEKASSYMLSEGFDEVYHLKGGILKYLEEVPQEETKWQGDCFVFDNRVTVRHDLSEGDYDQCHACRTPVSVEDRASEHYVAGISCPHCWDKLPEKTRRSAIDRQKQIELAKARNMPHPIGFNYKQTPSEA, from the coding sequence ATGACTCAACCGATTGTGGTGGCGGCACTGTATAAGTTCGTCACCCTCGAAGATTACGTCGCCCTGCGCGAGCCACTGCTGCAGGCGATGGTCGACAACGGGATCAAAGGCACCTTGCTGATCGCCGAAGAAGGCATCAACGGCACCGTTTCCGGCAGCCGTGAGGGCATTGATGGCCTGATGGCCTGGCTGAAGAAAGACCCGCGCATGGTCGACATCGACCACAAGGAATCCTACTGCGACGACCAGCCGTTCTACCGCACCAAGGTCAAGCTCAAGAAAGAGATCGTGACCCTGGGCGTCGAAGGCGTGGACCCGAGCAAAAAGGTCGGCACCTACGTCGAACCCAAGGACTGGAACGCGCTGATCAGCGACCCGGAAGTGCTGTTGATCGACACCCGCAACGACTACGAAGTGTCCATCGGCACCTTTGAGGGCGCGATCGACCCGAAGACCACCAGTTTTCGCGAATTTCCCGACTACATCAAAGCCAACTTCGACCCGGCCAGGCACAAGAAAGTCGCGATGTTCTGCACCGGCGGCATCCGCTGCGAGAAGGCCTCCAGCTACATGCTCAGCGAAGGCTTCGACGAGGTCTACCACCTCAAGGGCGGCATCCTGAAGTACCTTGAAGAGGTGCCGCAGGAAGAAACCAAATGGCAGGGCGACTGCTTTGTGTTCGACAACCGCGTGACGGTGCGCCACGACTTGAGCGAAGGCGACTACGATCAATGTCATGCCTGCCGCACACCGGTCAGCGTGGAAGACCGCGCGTCCGAGCACTATGTGGCGGGCATCAGCTGCCCGCATTGCTGGGATAAGCTGCCGGAGAAAACCCGGCGCAGTGCGATTGACCGGCAAAAGCAGATCGAGCTGGCCAAGGCCCGCAACATGCCGCACCCGATCGGCTTCAACTATAAGCAAACCCCTTCCGAGGCCTGA
- a CDS encoding class II fumarate hydratase — MSRIETDSLGEVHVPDDAYWGAQTQRSLVNFAIGEQRMPLPVLHALALIKKAAARVNDRNGDLPADIARLIEQAADEVLAGQHDDQFPLVVWQTGSGTQSNMNANEVIAGRANELAGNPRGGKSPVHPNDHVNRSQSSNDCFPTAMSIAAVQAVHERLLPAIATLSGGLAELAARHMNLVKTGRTHMMDATPITFGQELSAFIAQLDYAERAIRSALPAVCELAQGGTAVGTGLNAPQGFGEAIASELAALSGLPFVTAPNKFAALSGHEPLVTLHGALKTLAVALMKIANDLRLLGSGPRTGLAEVKLPANEPGSSIMPGKVNPTQCEALSMLACQVLGNDVTIGMAASQGHLQLNVYKPVIIHNLLESIRLLADGCNNFQEHCVAGLEPDAEQMAAHLERGLMLVTALNPHIGYDKSAEIAKKAYAEGLTLREAALQLGYLTDAEFDQWVRPQDMLGA, encoded by the coding sequence ATGAGCCGTATCGAAACCGACAGCCTGGGAGAAGTCCACGTCCCGGATGATGCTTACTGGGGCGCCCAGACCCAACGTTCGCTGGTGAATTTTGCCATCGGCGAGCAGCGCATGCCGCTGCCGGTGCTGCACGCGCTGGCCCTGATCAAGAAGGCTGCGGCACGGGTCAACGACCGCAATGGCGACCTGCCCGCCGACATCGCCCGCCTGATCGAACAGGCCGCCGACGAAGTGCTGGCCGGCCAACATGACGACCAGTTCCCGCTGGTGGTGTGGCAGACCGGCAGTGGCACCCAGAGCAACATGAACGCCAACGAAGTGATCGCCGGCCGCGCCAACGAGCTGGCCGGTAACCCGCGCGGCGGCAAGAGCCCGGTGCACCCCAACGATCACGTCAACCGTTCCCAGAGTTCCAATGACTGCTTCCCCACCGCCATGAGCATCGCCGCCGTGCAGGCGGTGCATGAGCGCCTGTTGCCGGCGATCGCGACACTGTCCGGTGGCCTGGCCGAACTGGCGGCGCGGCATATGAACCTGGTGAAAACCGGCCGCACCCATATGATGGACGCCACGCCGATTACCTTCGGCCAGGAACTCTCGGCGTTTATCGCCCAGCTCGATTACGCCGAACGTGCGATCCGCAGCGCGCTGCCCGCGGTGTGCGAGCTGGCCCAGGGCGGCACCGCCGTCGGCACCGGGCTCAACGCACCGCAGGGGTTTGGCGAAGCGATCGCCTCGGAGCTGGCGGCGCTGTCAGGCTTGCCGTTCGTCACGGCCCCGAACAAGTTCGCCGCCCTCTCCGGCCACGAGCCGCTGGTCACCCTTCACGGCGCGCTGAAAACCCTGGCCGTGGCCCTGATGAAAATCGCCAACGACCTGCGCCTGCTGGGCTCGGGCCCGCGCACCGGGTTGGCCGAGGTTAAATTGCCGGCCAACGAACCGGGCAGTTCGATCATGCCGGGCAAGGTCAACCCTACCCAGTGCGAAGCGCTGTCGATGCTGGCCTGCCAGGTGCTGGGCAATGACGTGACCATCGGCATGGCCGCCAGCCAAGGGCACTTGCAGTTGAACGTGTACAAGCCGGTGATCATCCACAACCTGCTGGAATCGATTCGTTTGCTGGCCGACGGCTGCAACAACTTTCAGGAGCATTGCGTTGCCGGCCTGGAGCCTGACGCCGAGCAAATGGCCGCACACCTGGAACGGGGCCTGATGCTGGTGACGGCGCTCAACCCGCATATCGGTTATGACAAGTCCGCCGAGATCGCCAAGAAAGCCTACGCCGAAGGCCTCACGCTGCGCGAAGCCGCCTTGCAACTGGGCTACCTGACTGACGCAGAGTTCGACCAGTGGGTTCGCCCGCAAGACATGCTCGGCGCCTAG
- the pap gene encoding polyphosphate:AMP phosphotransferase has translation MFESAEIGHAIDKDTYDAEVPALREALLEAQYELQQQKRFPVIILINGIEGAGKGETVKLLNEWMDPRLIEVRTFDQQTDEELARPPAWRYWRQLPAKGRMGVFFGNWYSQMLQGRVHGQIKDARLDQAIAGAERLEKMLCDEGALIFKFWFHLSKKQMKARLKALADDPLHSWRISPLDWQQSETYDTFVHFGERVLRRTSRDYAPWHVIEGVDAHYRGLTVGKILLEGLQNALKLPKLKASGMNPAPLPSAVDQMSLLDSLDMTLRLDKDDYEEQLITEQARFSGLMRDKRMRKHALVTVFEGNDAAGKGGAIRRVAAALDPRQYHIVPIAAPTEDERAQPYLWRFWQKIPARGKFTVFDRSWYGRVLVERIEGFCTTADWMRAYGEINDFEEQLRDAGVIVVKFWLAIDKQTQLERFQAREEIPFKRFKITEDDWRNRDKWDVYRTAVGDMVDRTSTEVAPWTLVEANDKRWARVKVLRTINQALEQAFAKSDKKKKK, from the coding sequence ATGTTCGAATCCGCCGAAATCGGTCACGCCATCGACAAAGACACCTACGACGCCGAAGTGCCGGCCCTGCGTGAGGCGCTTCTTGAAGCGCAGTACGAACTGCAGCAGCAGAAGCGCTTCCCGGTGATCATCCTGATCAATGGCATCGAAGGCGCCGGCAAGGGCGAGACGGTCAAGCTGCTCAATGAGTGGATGGACCCGCGCCTGATCGAGGTGCGCACCTTCGACCAGCAGACCGACGAAGAACTGGCGCGGCCACCGGCCTGGCGCTACTGGCGCCAACTGCCCGCCAAGGGCCGCATGGGCGTTTTCTTCGGCAACTGGTACAGCCAGATGCTGCAAGGCCGTGTGCACGGGCAGATCAAGGATGCGCGCCTGGACCAGGCCATTGCCGGCGCCGAGCGCCTGGAAAAGATGCTCTGCGATGAAGGCGCGCTGATCTTCAAGTTCTGGTTCCACCTTTCCAAGAAGCAGATGAAGGCGCGGCTCAAAGCGCTGGCCGACGACCCCCTGCACAGCTGGCGCATCAGCCCGCTGGACTGGCAGCAATCGGAGACCTACGACACCTTCGTGCACTTCGGCGAACGCGTGCTGCGCCGCACCAGTCGCGACTATGCGCCGTGGCATGTGATCGAGGGCGTCGATGCGCATTACCGTGGGCTGACCGTGGGCAAGATCCTGCTCGAAGGCCTGCAAAACGCCTTGAAGCTGCCCAAGCTCAAGGCCAGCGGCATGAACCCGGCGCCCTTGCCCTCGGCGGTTGACCAGATGAGCCTGCTCGACAGCCTCGACATGACGCTGCGGCTGGACAAGGACGATTACGAAGAACAGTTGATTACCGAACAGGCCCGCTTTTCCGGCCTGATGCGCGACAAACGTATGCGCAAGCACGCGTTGGTCACGGTGTTTGAAGGCAACGATGCGGCGGGTAAAGGCGGGGCGATCCGGCGCGTCGCCGCTGCGCTGGACCCGCGCCAGTACCATATCGTGCCGATTGCCGCGCCCACCGAAGACGAGCGTGCCCAGCCCTACCTGTGGCGGTTCTGGCAGAAAATCCCGGCGCGGGGCAAGTTCACCGTATTTGACCGTTCGTGGTACGGCCGCGTGCTGGTGGAGCGCATTGAAGGGTTTTGCACCACGGCCGATTGGATGCGCGCCTACGGTGAGATCAACGACTTCGAGGAGCAACTGCGCGATGCGGGGGTGATCGTGGTCAAGTTCTGGCTGGCCATCGACAAGCAGACCCAATTGGAACGCTTCCAGGCCCGCGAGGAAATCCCCTTCAAGCGCTTCAAGATCACCGAGGATGACTGGCGCAATCGCGATAAATGGGATGTTTATCGCACGGCGGTTGGCGATATGGTTGACCGCACCAGCACCGAAGTGGCGCCCTGGACCTTGGTGGAAGCCAATGACAAACGCTGGGCGCGGGTCAAGGTGCTGCGCACGATCAACCAGGCGCTGGAGCAGGCATTCGCCAAGTCTGATAAGAAGAAAAAGAAATAA
- a CDS encoding BolA family protein, whose protein sequence is MTMQQRIETALAALGSGHLSVLDESHMHSRGLQTHFKAVLVSPQFEGLNRVKRHQKVYATLGDLMGEFHALALHTYTPDEWAKIDAAPASPTCAGGH, encoded by the coding sequence ATGACCATGCAACAGCGTATCGAAACGGCGCTTGCCGCCCTGGGCTCCGGCCACTTGAGCGTGCTGGACGAAAGCCATATGCACAGCCGTGGGTTACAAACCCATTTCAAGGCCGTGCTGGTCAGCCCGCAGTTCGAGGGGCTCAACCGCGTCAAGCGCCACCAGAAGGTCTACGCCACCCTGGGTGACCTGATGGGCGAGTTCCACGCGCTCGCGCTGCATACCTACACGCCTGATGAATGGGCGAAAATCGACGCAGCCCCGGCCTCGCCGACCTGCGCCGGCGGGCACTGA
- a CDS encoding DMT family transporter, whose protein sequence is MHISSGRWVYGFLLTLLTALLWGILPIKLKQVLQVMDPVTVTWFRLTVAGGCLFVYLALTRRLPSRKVLGPKGGWLVGMAVCGLVGNYVLYLVGLKMLSPGTAQLVVQMGPIFLMVASVFVFKERFSRGQVLGLLVLMVGFGLFFNQRLLELLTSLGTYTAGVLTVLLATSIWVFYALGQKQLLTVWNSLQVMMVIYLFCAVLLTPWAHPLEALDLSPLQGWLLLACCMNTLVAYGAFAEALAHWEASRVSATLALTPLVTFVAVALAAWLWPAYVHAEEINALGYFGALIVVLGSAMVALAPSLLAGLKARRLRLAS, encoded by the coding sequence ATGCACATCTCTTCCGGCCGCTGGGTCTATGGTTTTCTCCTGACCCTGCTGACCGCGCTGCTCTGGGGCATTCTGCCGATCAAACTCAAGCAGGTCCTGCAAGTGATGGACCCGGTCACCGTCACCTGGTTTCGCCTGACGGTGGCCGGTGGATGCCTGTTCGTCTACCTGGCGCTCACCAGGCGCTTGCCCAGCCGCAAGGTGCTGGGCCCCAAGGGCGGCTGGCTGGTGGGCATGGCCGTGTGCGGCCTGGTGGGCAATTACGTGTTGTACCTGGTGGGCCTGAAAATGCTCAGCCCCGGCACCGCACAATTGGTCGTGCAGATGGGGCCGATCTTTTTGATGGTGGCCAGTGTGTTTGTGTTCAAGGAGCGTTTCAGCCGCGGGCAGGTGCTTGGGTTGCTGGTGCTGATGGTCGGGTTCGGCCTGTTCTTCAATCAACGCCTGCTGGAGTTGCTTACGTCACTGGGCACCTACACCGCCGGCGTGCTGACCGTCTTGTTGGCCACGTCGATCTGGGTGTTCTACGCCCTCGGCCAGAAACAGTTGCTGACGGTATGGAATTCGCTGCAAGTAATGATGGTGATCTACCTGTTCTGCGCCGTATTACTCACGCCCTGGGCCCACCCCCTGGAGGCGTTGGATCTGAGCCCGTTGCAGGGCTGGCTGCTGTTGGCGTGCTGCATGAATACCCTGGTGGCTTATGGCGCCTTCGCCGAAGCGCTCGCCCACTGGGAAGCCTCACGTGTCAGTGCGACGTTGGCGCTTACGCCTCTGGTGACGTTTGTCGCGGTGGCCTTGGCGGCGTGGCTGTGGCCCGCCTATGTGCACGCCGAAGAGATCAACGCCCTGGGGTATTTCGGGGCGCTGATCGTGGTGCTGGGGTCGGCGATGGTCGCGTTGGCGCCGTCGTTGCTCGCCGGGCTCAAGGCTCGGCGTCTACGCTTGGCGTCCTAG
- a CDS encoding DsbA family protein — MCSWCWGFAPVAAALVEQAQAAGVPLHLVVGGLRTGSGAALEPTTRRYILEHWQAVTDATGQPFTREGALPEGFVYDTEPACRAIVTARSLAPDCAWTLLGLIQRAFYVEGRDVTLASVLVELAEQAGIPRIEFAGAFDRAEQHAATAADFTWVQDLGIAGFPTLLAERNGQLALLTNGYQPLSELSPLLGRWLERATCA; from the coding sequence ATGTGTTCCTGGTGCTGGGGTTTCGCCCCGGTGGCCGCCGCGTTGGTGGAGCAGGCCCAGGCGGCCGGGGTGCCACTGCACCTGGTGGTGGGCGGTTTGCGCACCGGCAGCGGTGCGGCGCTGGAACCGACGACTCGGCGCTACATCCTGGAGCACTGGCAGGCGGTCACTGATGCGACCGGCCAGCCGTTCACGCGCGAAGGCGCATTGCCGGAGGGCTTTGTGTACGACACGGAGCCGGCGTGCCGCGCCATCGTCACGGCACGCAGCCTGGCGCCGGATTGTGCATGGACACTGCTGGGGCTGATCCAGCGCGCGTTTTACGTCGAGGGCCGCGATGTGACCCTCGCCAGTGTGCTGGTGGAGCTGGCCGAGCAGGCGGGTATCCCGCGTATCGAATTTGCCGGTGCCTTCGACCGCGCCGAGCAGCATGCCGCCACCGCTGCGGATTTCACCTGGGTGCAGGATTTGGGTATCGCCGGTTTCCCGACGCTGCTGGCCGAGCGCAATGGCCAGTTGGCCTTGCTGACCAATGGTTACCAGCCGCTGTCCGAGCTGTCGCCTTTGCTGGGCCGATGGCTGGAGCGAGCCACCTGTGCATGA
- a CDS encoding thiolase family protein, with translation MREVVIVDSVRTGLAKSFRGKFNQTRPDDMAAHCVNALLSRNGIDPATVEDCIVGAASNEGAQGYNIGRNVAVLSQLGTGTAGMTLNRFCSSGLQAIAMAANQIASGCSDIMVAGGVESISLTMKSVNTDNLINPLLKEQVPGLYFPMGQTAEIVARRYNVSREEQDLYALQSQQRTAQAQADGLFDDEIVPMAVKYKVEDKHTGAVQVLEGVVDRDDCNRPDTTLASLAGLKPVFAEDGSVTAGNSSQLSDGASMTLLMSLEKALELGLKPKAFFRGFAVAGCEPDEMGIGPVFSVPRLLKAKGLQVADIDLWELNEAFASQCLYARNRLEIDNAKYNVNGGSISIGHPFGMTGSRQVGHLVRELQRRDLRYGIVTMCVGGGMGATGLFEAVR, from the coding sequence ATGCGTGAAGTAGTGATCGTCGACAGCGTGCGAACCGGCCTGGCCAAGTCCTTTCGCGGCAAGTTCAACCAGACTCGCCCGGATGACATGGCGGCCCACTGCGTCAACGCGCTGCTCAGCCGCAACGGCATCGACCCGGCAACGGTGGAAGATTGCATCGTCGGCGCCGCCTCCAACGAAGGCGCCCAGGGCTACAACATCGGGCGCAACGTGGCCGTGTTGTCGCAACTGGGTACGGGGACTGCCGGCATGACCCTCAATCGCTTCTGCTCGTCGGGCTTGCAGGCGATCGCGATGGCGGCCAACCAGATCGCCTCGGGTTGCAGCGACATCATGGTGGCGGGCGGCGTCGAGTCCATCAGCCTGACCATGAAAAGCGTCAACACCGACAACCTGATCAACCCGTTGCTCAAAGAGCAGGTGCCGGGCCTCTATTTCCCCATGGGCCAGACCGCCGAAATCGTCGCCCGCCGCTACAATGTCAGCCGTGAAGAGCAGGACCTCTACGCGCTGCAAAGCCAGCAGCGCACCGCCCAGGCCCAGGCGGATGGCTTGTTTGACGATGAAATCGTGCCGATGGCGGTCAAGTACAAGGTCGAGGACAAGCACACCGGTGCGGTGCAGGTCCTTGAAGGTGTGGTGGACCGCGATGACTGCAACCGCCCGGACACCACGTTGGCCAGCCTCGCCGGGCTCAAACCGGTGTTCGCCGAAGACGGCTCGGTGACGGCGGGTAACTCGTCGCAGTTGTCCGACGGTGCGTCGATGACCCTGTTGATGAGCCTTGAAAAAGCCCTGGAGCTGGGCTTGAAGCCCAAGGCGTTCTTCCGTGGGTTTGCGGTGGCCGGCTGCGAACCGGACGAAATGGGCATCGGCCCGGTGTTCTCGGTGCCCAGGCTGCTCAAGGCCAAGGGCTTGCAGGTGGCGGACATTGACCTGTGGGAACTCAACGAGGCGTTTGCGTCCCAGTGCCTGTATGCGCGTAACCGCCTGGAAATCGATAACGCCAAATACAACGTCAATGGCGGCTCGATCTCCATCGGCCATCCATTCGGCATGACCGGCTCGCGGCAGGTGGGGCACCTGGTGCGTGAGTTGCAGCGGCGCGACCTGCGCTATGGCATCGTCACCATGTGCGTGGGCGGCGGGATGGGCGCAACGGGGCTGTTCGAAGCGGTGCGTTAG
- a CDS encoding DUF2059 domain-containing protein — protein sequence MIRLRAICTAVALVCASGQVFADTASHNASAEAFLTLAHADKLGTPVYMQVQQMFAQRFEQTKAPAAKQSVLDSYQAKANAALDQAIGWPKLKPDMVKLYTTNFSESELKDLVAFYQSPLGKKVLEKMPQLTQQSAQMTQAKLESAVPVVNKLLEDMTNELSPKAAAPAKKK from the coding sequence ATGATTCGTCTTCGTGCCATCTGTACCGCGGTTGCTCTGGTTTGCGCCAGCGGCCAGGTTTTTGCCGATACCGCCAGCCACAACGCCAGTGCCGAAGCCTTCCTCACCCTGGCCCATGCCGACAAGCTGGGTACCCCGGTGTACATGCAAGTGCAGCAAATGTTCGCCCAGCGTTTCGAACAGACCAAGGCGCCTGCCGCCAAGCAGTCCGTGCTGGACAGCTACCAGGCCAAGGCCAACGCCGCCCTGGACCAGGCCATCGGCTGGCCGAAGCTGAAGCCGGACATGGTCAAGCTCTACACCACCAACTTCAGCGAATCGGAACTCAAGGACCTGGTTGCCTTCTACCAGTCGCCACTGGGCAAGAAAGTCCTGGAAAAAATGCCGCAACTGACCCAGCAATCGGCCCAGATGACCCAGGCCAAGCTGGAAAGCGCCGTGCCGGTGGTGAACAAGCTGTTGGAAGACATGACCAACGAGCTGTCACCTAAAGCCGCCGCACCGGCCAAGAAGAAGTAA
- a CDS encoding ABC transporter ATP-binding protein, producing MHDQPKRTDRLTWAEIRRLALRHKKSLWIANGVAVLATLCSVPIPLLLPLLVDEVLLGHGDAALKVMNHALPLGWQKAAGYIGLMLLVTLCLRCGALVFNVVQARLFARLAKDIVYRIRVRLIERLKRISLGEYESLGSGIVTTHLVTDLDTLDKFVGETLSRFLVAMLTLVGTSAILVWMHWQLALLILLFNPLVIYATVQLGKRVKHLKKLENDSTSRFTQALTETLDAIQEVRAGNRQGFFLGRLGQRAQEVRDFAIHSQWKTDASSRASGLLFQFGIDIFRAAAMLTVLFSDLSIGQMLAVFSYLWFMIGPVEQLLNLQYAYYAAGGALTRINELLARADEPQYAGGEDPFTGHETVGIEVRGLNFGYGEDLVLNQLNLAIAPGEKVAIVGASGGGKSTLVQLLLGLYTPQAGSIRFGGATQQAIGLETIRENVAVVLQHPALFNDTVRANLTMGRERSDQACWQALEIAQLDATVKALPMGLDSVVGRSGVRFSGGQRQRLAIARMVLAEPKVVILDEATSALDAATEYNLHQALARFLSGRTTLIIAHRLSAVKQADRVLVFDGGHIAEDGDHQQLIADGGLYAKLYGHLQQVR from the coding sequence GTGCATGACCAGCCCAAGCGCACCGACCGACTGACCTGGGCGGAAATTCGCCGCCTGGCCCTGCGTCACAAAAAATCCCTGTGGATCGCCAATGGCGTCGCCGTGCTGGCGACCCTGTGCAGCGTGCCCATCCCTCTGCTTCTGCCGTTGCTGGTGGATGAAGTGCTGCTGGGCCATGGCGATGCGGCGCTCAAGGTGATGAACCATGCGCTGCCGCTGGGCTGGCAGAAGGCAGCCGGTTACATCGGCCTGATGTTGCTGGTAACCCTGTGCCTGCGTTGCGGCGCGTTGGTGTTCAACGTGGTGCAGGCGCGGCTGTTTGCGCGGTTGGCCAAGGACATCGTATACCGCATCCGCGTGCGCCTGATCGAGCGGCTCAAGCGCATTTCTCTGGGCGAATACGAAAGCCTGGGCAGCGGCATAGTGACCACGCACCTGGTGACTGACCTGGACACCCTGGACAAATTCGTCGGCGAAACCCTCAGTCGCTTCCTGGTGGCCATGCTCACGCTGGTGGGCACCTCAGCGATCCTGGTGTGGATGCATTGGCAACTGGCCTTGCTGATCCTGCTGTTCAACCCGCTGGTGATCTATGCCACGGTGCAGTTGGGCAAGCGCGTCAAACACTTGAAGAAGCTGGAAAACGACAGCACCTCGCGCTTCACCCAGGCCCTGACCGAAACCCTGGATGCCATTCAGGAAGTGCGCGCCGGCAACCGCCAGGGGTTTTTCCTCGGGCGCCTGGGCCAACGCGCCCAGGAAGTGCGTGATTTCGCCATCCATTCCCAGTGGAAAACCGACGCGTCCAGCCGCGCCAGTGGCCTGCTGTTCCAGTTTGGTATTGACATCTTTCGTGCAGCGGCAATGCTCACGGTGCTGTTTTCCGACCTGTCCATCGGCCAGATGCTCGCGGTGTTCAGCTACCTGTGGTTCATGATCGGCCCGGTGGAGCAACTGTTGAACCTGCAATACGCCTATTACGCGGCGGGTGGAGCGCTGACGCGGATCAACGAACTGCTGGCCCGCGCCGACGAACCGCAGTACGCCGGCGGTGAAGACCCGTTTACCGGGCATGAGACTGTCGGCATCGAAGTGCGCGGGCTCAATTTCGGTTATGGCGAAGACCTGGTACTGAACCAGTTGAACCTGGCCATCGCACCCGGTGAGAAGGTGGCGATCGTCGGCGCCAGCGGCGGCGGCAAAAGCACGCTGGTGCAACTGTTGCTCGGGCTCTATACGCCGCAAGCCGGCAGTATCCGGTTTGGCGGTGCCACCCAGCAGGCGATCGGCCTGGAGACCATCCGCGAGAACGTCGCCGTGGTGCTGCAACACCCTGCGCTGTTCAACGATACCGTGCGCGCCAACCTGACCATGGGCCGCGAGCGCAGTGACCAGGCCTGCTGGCAGGCACTGGAGATTGCCCAGCTCGATGCTACCGTCAAGGCATTGCCGATGGGCCTGGACAGTGTGGTGGGGCGCTCCGGGGTTCGGTTTTCCGGTGGGCAGCGTCAACGCCTGGCGATTGCGCGCATGGTGCTGGCCGAACCGAAAGTGGTCATCCTCGACGAAGCGACCTCCGCCCTCGATGCCGCCACCGAGTACAACCTGCATCAGGCACTCGCGCGCTTCCTCAGCGGGCGTACTACACTGATCATCGCCCACCGCCTGTCGGCGGTTAAGCAGGCCGATCGAGTATTAGTGTTCGACGGTGGTCACATTGCCGAGGACGGCGATCATCAGCAATTGATTGCCGATGGCGGCTTGTACGCCAAGCTCTACGGGCACTTGCAACAAGTACGTTAA